TTCGAAAACAGGCAGATCCGCTACAAACTCCGGCACGTCATGTGCGCCTTTCAGTTTACAGCAAAACGTATTTGTGCCGTTCGTGATGACCAGGTAGGAGACGGGCAGCGCCATGTTATAACGCACGATCTGCTCCAGTACTGCCAAATTAAGGGGCACGTCCATCTCCTTGCATTCTACGATCATCCAGGGTTTGCTGTTGCGGTTGTACACAATAATGTCGCAAC
This genomic interval from Chitinophaga horti contains the following:
- a CDS encoding type I restriction enzyme HsdR N-terminal domain-containing protein; protein product: MIAIQFPPPDFKIVTEGGNQLIFDAYRKRYVVLTPEEWVRQNFLNFLSKIKSYPPSLMGVEKEIFLGEMKKRCDIIVYNRNSKPWMIVECKEMDVPLNLAVLEQIVRYNMALPVSYLVITNGTNTFCCKLKGAHDVPEFVADLPVFE